Proteins from a single region of Catenulispora acidiphila DSM 44928:
- a CDS encoding G1 family glutamic endopeptidase: MVSAGGVGRGAGLVDSRAVAATDRAIGKGTDFTLVLTDSTQGWSYIVNKTLSNPALASAEVIAEAPSSGSGVLPLTNYGTVNFTAADANGASMAGQSPDPTTMASGSTTKATVSSIFSSRAFSDTWHHN; the protein is encoded by the coding sequence ATGGTGTCCGCAGGTGGGGTTGGCCGAGGTGCGGGTCTGGTTGACAGCAGAGCTGTCGCAGCAACTGACCGGGCCATCGGCAAAGGCACCGACTTCACTCTGGTGTTGACCGACTCCACCCAGGGCTGGAGCTACATTGTCAACAAGACGCTGAGCAACCCGGCCCTGGCCTCGGCCGAGGTCATCGCCGAGGCGCCGTCCAGCGGCTCCGGTGTCCTGCCGCTGACGAACTACGGCACCGTCAACTTCACTGCGGCCGACGCCAACGGCGCATCCATGGCGGGCCAGAGCCCGGACCCGACCACCATGGCTAGCGGCAGCACCACCAAGGCGACGGTCTCATCGATCTTCAGCTCCAGAGCCTTCTCCGACACCTGGCACCACAACTGA
- the cas2e gene encoding type I-E CRISPR-associated endoribonuclease Cas2e → MTVIVLTLCPVGLRGLLTRWLLEISAGVFIGSPSARVRDLLWDEVTSHAGKGRALLAYTTDNEQGFAFRTHDHAWHPVDHEGLTLIHRPTERPAATSQPAKTGWSKAAQRRRFGNS, encoded by the coding sequence ATGACCGTCATCGTTCTGACCCTGTGCCCGGTCGGGCTACGAGGCCTACTCACCCGCTGGCTACTGGAAATCTCAGCCGGCGTCTTCATCGGCAGCCCCTCAGCCCGCGTCCGCGACCTCCTCTGGGACGAAGTCACAAGCCACGCAGGCAAAGGCAGAGCCCTGCTGGCATACACGACGGACAACGAACAAGGCTTCGCCTTCCGAACCCACGACCACGCCTGGCACCCCGTCGACCACGAAGGCCTCACCCTCATCCACCGGCCGACCGAACGACCGGCCGCAACGTCGCAGCCAGCCAAGACCGGCTGGAGCAAAGCTGCACAGCGACGGCGATTCGGAAACAGCTAA
- the cas1e gene encoding type I-E CRISPR-associated endonuclease Cas1e, whose protein sequence is MAGPAQRGSSTPYQLPRIADRVSFVYLERCTVHRDANAITAQDADGITHIPSATIGTLLLGPGTRITHQAMAVLGDCGANVAWVGEHGARFYAAARSLNRSSALVEAQATLWANRRTRLDIARAMYRMRFPDEDPSGFMRQQLLGMEGRRLKDCYRQQSQRTGVPWHGRQYTPGNFNAGDAINQAITAAAQCMYGVAHTIITALGCSPGLGFIHSGHELSFVMDIADLYKTEIGIPVAFDTAAEDSTDIGPRTRRALREQIRTTRLLERCVDDVKALLTTPNNEPGSSDATDTGFFDQVQLQSDRETEVEGGRNYADELGTTW, encoded by the coding sequence ATGGCCGGACCCGCCCAACGCGGCTCGTCAACTCCCTACCAACTGCCCCGCATCGCCGACCGGGTCAGCTTCGTCTATCTGGAACGGTGTACCGTCCATCGCGACGCCAACGCCATCACCGCCCAAGACGCCGACGGGATCACCCACATCCCGTCGGCGACCATCGGCACCCTCCTGCTCGGCCCCGGAACCCGCATCACCCACCAAGCCATGGCAGTACTCGGCGACTGCGGAGCAAACGTGGCATGGGTCGGCGAACACGGCGCCCGCTTCTACGCAGCCGCACGCTCCCTCAACCGATCATCCGCACTCGTGGAAGCACAAGCAACCCTCTGGGCGAACCGCCGCACACGCCTGGACATCGCACGCGCCATGTACCGCATGCGATTCCCCGACGAGGACCCCTCCGGCTTCATGCGCCAACAACTACTCGGCATGGAAGGCCGCCGACTCAAAGACTGCTACCGACAACAGTCACAACGCACCGGCGTGCCCTGGCACGGCCGCCAATACACACCGGGCAACTTCAACGCCGGCGACGCCATCAACCAAGCAATCACCGCCGCCGCACAATGCATGTACGGCGTCGCCCACACCATCATCACCGCGCTGGGTTGCTCTCCCGGACTCGGATTCATCCACTCCGGGCACGAACTGTCCTTCGTCATGGACATCGCAGACCTGTACAAGACCGAGATCGGAATCCCCGTCGCCTTCGACACAGCCGCCGAAGACAGCACCGACATCGGCCCACGAACCCGCCGCGCCCTACGCGAGCAGATCCGCACCACGCGACTGCTCGAACGGTGCGTCGACGACGTCAAAGCGCTACTCACCACACCGAACAACGAACCCGGCAGCAGCGACGCCACCGACACAGGCTTCTTCGACCAGGTACAACTCCAGTCCGACCGCGAAACCGAAGTCGAAGGCGGAAGAAACTACGCCGACGAACTCGGCACAACCTGGTAA
- the cas6e gene encoding type I-E CRISPR-associated protein Cas6/Cse3/CasE — protein MYLTRFRFNTARTGARRLLTSPQILHAAVMQSFANVPALPDGNSPRVLWRLDRNANNQVLLYIVSPDRPDLTHIVEQAGWPTTGSWDSFAYAPFLDKLTAGDIWTFRLTANPVHSIRTRDGEPTKRTAHITVRHQLGWLLKQQERAGFTICEQPKELPRPTDMDEYQVVVHDRRSLDFTKKDPARSSKINNVQILTVTYDGRLRIDDPDKVRAVLTTGLGKAKAYGCGLMTLAPAQ, from the coding sequence ATGTACCTGACGCGCTTTCGCTTCAACACCGCCCGCACCGGCGCCCGGCGACTGCTCACCTCACCGCAGATCCTGCACGCCGCGGTCATGCAATCGTTCGCCAATGTGCCCGCTCTGCCAGACGGCAACAGTCCGCGAGTCCTGTGGCGCCTGGACCGCAACGCCAATAACCAGGTACTGCTGTACATCGTCAGCCCGGACAGGCCCGACCTCACCCACATCGTCGAGCAGGCCGGCTGGCCCACCACCGGCAGTTGGGACAGCTTCGCCTACGCACCGTTCCTCGACAAGCTCACCGCCGGCGACATCTGGACCTTTCGGCTCACAGCCAACCCGGTCCACAGCATCCGCACCAGGGACGGCGAGCCAACCAAGCGGACAGCGCACATCACCGTCCGCCACCAACTCGGGTGGCTGCTCAAACAGCAGGAGCGGGCCGGATTCACCATCTGCGAGCAGCCGAAGGAACTTCCCAGGCCCACAGACATGGACGAGTACCAAGTCGTCGTCCATGATCGCCGAAGCCTGGATTTCACCAAGAAGGACCCCGCACGCAGCAGCAAAATAAACAACGTCCAAATCCTCACCGTCACCTACGACGGGAGGCTACGCATCGACGACCCCGACAAAGTGCGCGCCGTGCTCACTACAGGCCTGGGCAAGGCCAAGGCGTACGGCTGCGGGCTCATGACCCTCGCCCCGGCCCAGTAA
- the cas5e gene encoding type I-E CRISPR-associated protein Cas5/CasD, with translation MSTLALRFAGPLQSWGVASRFAWRTTTSTPTKSAVVGLLAAALGWERDADLSDLAALRFGVRADQPGVRVRDFQTAHHGDTGVSMPLSYRFYLADAVFLAAVEGDDQLIEALHAAIKRPHFLPYLGRRSCPPSQPVNIGVRTLGLNEVLRQEPWLASEWYQRRERRTRVALDMQIEVAPGTRGSDLQRDQPVTFNPRHRRYDLRAYHNETIEITNPHGKQVRENPPRQAVTAHPAHDPTIGLEAV, from the coding sequence ATGAGCACGCTGGCTCTGCGGTTTGCCGGACCCCTGCAGTCCTGGGGCGTAGCCAGCCGCTTCGCGTGGCGCACGACAACATCGACACCGACGAAAAGCGCAGTGGTCGGATTGTTGGCCGCCGCTTTGGGCTGGGAACGCGACGCCGATCTTTCCGATCTGGCGGCGCTGCGGTTCGGAGTGCGTGCCGATCAGCCGGGCGTGCGAGTTCGAGACTTTCAGACCGCACACCACGGCGACACCGGGGTGTCGATGCCGCTGTCGTACCGGTTCTACCTCGCCGACGCGGTGTTTCTCGCCGCCGTCGAGGGCGATGACCAGCTGATCGAAGCGTTGCACGCCGCCATCAAGAGACCACACTTCCTGCCCTACCTGGGCCGCCGTTCCTGCCCGCCATCGCAACCCGTTAATATAGGCGTTCGCACTTTGGGACTCAACGAGGTGCTGCGTCAGGAACCCTGGCTCGCCTCCGAGTGGTATCAGCGACGTGAACGCCGGACGCGCGTTGCCTTGGACATGCAGATCGAGGTCGCTCCCGGCACGCGCGGCTCGGACCTGCAGCGTGACCAGCCGGTCACGTTCAACCCCCGTCACCGCAGGTACGACCTGCGCGCGTACCACAATGAAACGATCGAGATCACGAACCCCCACGGCAAACAGGTCCGTGAGAACCCACCCCGCCAGGCTGTAACAGCTCACCCCGCACACGACCCGACGATCGGACTGGAGGCCGTCTGA
- the cas7e gene encoding type I-E CRISPR-associated protein Cas7/Cse4/CasC: MTRVILDIHILQTVPPSNLNRDDTGSPKTAVYGGVRRARVSSQAWKRATRQAFGDLLDPSELGVRTKRVAEQIANRMTALEPSLSPGDAVAVAVEVIKAATGAKSEVPKRKSAAVKSDQDATAALPETGYLMFLSESQLNNLARLGVEGSKDITAFLKDKDFKNRVRQAADTRHSVDIALFGRMVADATDINVDAAAQVAHAISVHAVENESDYFTAVDDRSTEAEPGAGMIGIVDFNAATLYRYAAVDVNRLADNLGAGLLEGESQTEPVRRAVEAFIRGFALSMPTGKVNTFGNHTVPDVVLVKLRASRPISFAAAFEEAISAGEHQGGYLKGACERLASYIPKLEQAYDLQEGTDSWVVCAGSATEALEQAGDPVSISQLVAAVGAAVTTRLASDA, encoded by the coding sequence ATGACTCGCGTCATCCTCGATATCCACATCCTGCAGACCGTCCCGCCGAGCAACCTGAACCGAGACGACACCGGCTCCCCGAAAACCGCCGTCTATGGCGGTGTGCGCCGGGCACGTGTCTCCAGCCAGGCCTGGAAGCGCGCCACCCGTCAAGCATTCGGAGATCTGCTGGACCCGTCCGAACTGGGCGTGCGGACCAAGCGCGTCGCCGAACAGATCGCCAACCGGATGACCGCGCTGGAGCCGTCCCTGTCCCCCGGCGATGCAGTGGCTGTCGCAGTCGAGGTGATCAAGGCTGCGACGGGGGCCAAAAGCGAGGTCCCAAAGCGGAAGTCAGCAGCAGTCAAAAGCGATCAGGATGCTACGGCCGCACTCCCGGAGACCGGCTACCTGATGTTCCTCAGCGAAAGCCAGCTCAACAACCTGGCACGCCTCGGGGTGGAAGGCTCCAAGGACATCACGGCCTTCCTGAAAGACAAAGACTTCAAGAACCGGGTCCGGCAAGCCGCCGACACGCGCCACTCGGTCGACATCGCGCTGTTCGGCCGCATGGTCGCCGACGCCACGGACATCAACGTCGACGCCGCAGCACAAGTCGCACACGCAATCAGCGTGCACGCCGTGGAGAACGAGTCGGACTACTTCACCGCCGTCGACGACCGTAGCACCGAGGCCGAGCCTGGGGCCGGCATGATTGGGATCGTCGACTTCAACGCGGCAACGCTTTACCGATATGCGGCAGTCGATGTGAACCGGCTGGCCGACAACCTCGGTGCCGGGCTACTTGAAGGTGAGTCTCAGACCGAGCCCGTGCGGCGTGCTGTCGAGGCCTTCATCCGGGGATTCGCACTGTCGATGCCGACCGGGAAAGTCAACACGTTCGGCAACCACACAGTCCCCGACGTGGTCCTGGTCAAGCTACGCGCCTCACGCCCAATCAGCTTCGCCGCCGCATTCGAGGAAGCCATCAGCGCCGGCGAACACCAGGGCGGGTATCTCAAAGGGGCATGCGAGCGTTTGGCCAGCTACATCCCGAAGCTCGAGCAGGCCTACGACCTGCAGGAGGGTACTGATTCCTGGGTCGTCTGCGCGGGTTCGGCAACAGAAGCCCTTGAGCAGGCCGGCGATCCGGTGTCGATCAGCCAGCTTGTCGCCGCTGTCGGGGCTGCAGTCACGACTCGGCTGGCATCTGACGCATGA
- the casB gene encoding type I-E CRISPR-associated protein Cse2/CasB has translation MTTTSATTVNAPAPAGPPPIHELVKEIANAHIRKLQGGYLNDRPEAVAALARIRRGVGKPLHAVPDLWGLEGTDRLYTDIPDRRENERLRAENAVHIAVTLWAVHQQSRRDSPMHVAGGPQLGRAVRALMPGDDIDEPLRRRFVRIGTATSLDTLAQRLRDVVLVLRQHTQAMDYAALAEQIYHWQMPDRRARVRRDWGRNFHARAQQGTPDTQGTEQTKEAS, from the coding sequence ATGACCACTACCAGCGCCACGACAGTCAACGCTCCAGCCCCGGCGGGCCCGCCACCGATTCACGAGCTCGTGAAGGAGATCGCCAACGCCCATATCCGCAAGTTGCAGGGCGGCTACTTGAACGACCGTCCAGAGGCCGTGGCCGCTCTAGCGCGGATTCGGCGCGGTGTGGGCAAGCCACTCCACGCCGTCCCGGACCTGTGGGGGTTGGAAGGCACGGATCGGCTTTACACGGATATCCCCGATCGCAGGGAAAACGAGCGGCTGCGCGCTGAGAACGCCGTGCACATCGCAGTAACGCTCTGGGCGGTGCATCAGCAGTCACGCCGCGATTCGCCGATGCATGTCGCGGGTGGGCCACAGCTGGGACGAGCTGTCCGTGCTCTGATGCCCGGCGATGACATCGACGAGCCGTTGCGGCGCCGCTTCGTCCGAATCGGCACGGCCACCTCCCTGGACACACTCGCGCAGCGTCTGCGCGATGTCGTCCTTGTTCTGCGACAGCACACGCAAGCGATGGACTACGCCGCGCTCGCCGAACAGATCTATCACTGGCAAATGCCTGATCGGCGAGCCAGAGTCCGCAGGGATTGGGGACGGAACTTCCACGCCCGAGCACAACAGGGCACGCCAGACACTCAAGGAACCGAGCAGACAAAGGAAGCCTCATGA
- the cas3 gene encoding CRISPR-associated helicase Cas3', producing MRNAAEDLSAATRSAWAKSDPDSGQSLSLIRHLADSAAIAEHLWDQWLPDHVKSLIAEGLPEGLVDGRTLAVWLAGTHDIGKLTPAFACQCEPLAQAMRECGLDMPTRTQFGDDRRVAPHGLAGQVLLREWLMERHGWSGRSADAFTVIAGGHHGVPPSYSQLHDLDAYPELLRTPGASEGIWKSSQHELLDACAVMTGASSRLAHWRGLRLSQQAQVLLTGLVIVADWIASNTDLFPYPALGTGEAAIDPGKRVELAWRGLELPAPWAPKYLMPGMQGLLASRFGLPADAQLRPVQQMAVQLASANAAPGLLVIEAPMGEGKTEAALLAAEILAARSGAGGVFLALPTQATSNAMFARVVNWLRQVPREGVASVHLAHGKAALDDAFASFLRAAPRLTSIDADGYAGEANVRRDRRAGSADMVAHQWLRGRKKGILSPFVVGTIDQLLFTGLKSRHLALRHLAVAGKVVVIDEVHAYDAYMSVYLERVLSWLGAYRVPVVLLSATLPADRRQALVEAYGGITSEALRDAREAYPVLTAVTIGAPAQAVGTEPAEGRRVDVNVEAFDDDLGRLADRLEAELVDGGCALIIRNTVGRVLQTAQQLRERFGAGQVTVAHSRFIDLDRARKDADLLARFGHDGARPRRHIVVASQVAEQSLDIDFDLLVTDLAPIDLVLQRMGRVHRHHRGGPEQSERPPSLRTARCLVTGVDWAGIPSAPIAGSVAVYGLHPLLRSLAVLQPYLTGSALTLPGDINPLVQCAYAQSFVAPTGWGEAMDAAQAEHMAHIVQQREGAMAFCLDEVRGPGRSLIGWIDGGVGDADDTRAGRAQVRDSPETIEVLVVQRGSDGVLRTLPWLDRGRGGLELPTEAVPPPRAARAAAASALRLPGLFAKPWMFDRVLRELEREYHEAWQAKESSWLQGELLLVLDEECRTVLAGYELSYNPDDGLEMVMPGEPHAAVVRDKEASDDKTASFDLTSAPWLPVLYADGMQGVLSLRDVFAQSNLIRRLVGDLPTQDFALLRLLLAVLYDAVDGPRDGQDWEDLWTSDDPFAAVPAYLDSHRERFDLLHPATPFYQVPGLQTAKGEVGPLNKIVADVPDGDPFLTMRMPGVEQLSFAEAARWLVHTQAFDTSGIKSGVVGDPKAVNGKRYPQGVAWLGNLGGVFAEGDTLRQTLLLNLIPADTTNLQVTSAQDVPAWRGTNGRAGSDHADAEPRVPAGLRDLYTWQSRRIRLEYDTRGVTGAVLTYGDELTAHNKHGVEPMTGWRRSKPQEKKLGLSTVYMPQQHDPTRAAWRGIESLLAGSAGSGSSQTGEPASHYRPKIVDWLGELAHHGNLPSRGLIRVRTSGAVYGTQQSIIDEVVSDELTMAVVLLHEDDPRFGKAAVTAVKDADSAVAALGDLASDLARAAGLDPEPERVTARDRAFGALDGPYRRWLLDLGNSTDPAAMRAVWQGRVYDIIAVQGQMLLDSAGSAAAQGRMVKTTRGERWMDDSLADLYFKGRIAKALSSRLGKKPTDPGEPVGIQEDPA from the coding sequence TTGCGTAACGCCGCAGAGGACCTGTCCGCAGCAACGCGATCGGCATGGGCAAAGTCCGACCCGGATTCAGGGCAAAGTCTGTCCCTGATTCGGCATCTTGCGGACTCTGCGGCGATCGCTGAACACCTGTGGGACCAATGGCTTCCTGACCATGTTAAGAGCCTTATTGCTGAGGGCCTTCCGGAAGGGCTGGTCGATGGCAGGACTCTGGCGGTATGGCTCGCAGGAACCCACGACATAGGGAAGCTAACGCCGGCATTTGCCTGCCAGTGCGAACCGCTCGCACAGGCAATGCGTGAATGTGGCCTTGATATGCCGACACGCACGCAGTTCGGCGACGACCGACGGGTGGCGCCGCATGGGCTCGCGGGCCAGGTACTGCTGCGTGAGTGGCTCATGGAGCGGCATGGTTGGTCCGGACGATCCGCCGATGCGTTTACGGTCATTGCGGGTGGACACCACGGGGTGCCCCCGAGCTATTCGCAGCTTCATGATCTTGATGCGTATCCGGAACTTCTTCGCACGCCTGGGGCAAGCGAGGGCATATGGAAGTCATCGCAGCATGAGCTGCTTGATGCGTGTGCTGTGATGACCGGAGCGTCGAGTCGTCTGGCGCACTGGCGCGGTTTGAGGCTTTCGCAGCAGGCTCAGGTACTGCTGACTGGTCTGGTCATCGTTGCTGACTGGATCGCTAGCAACACCGATCTGTTCCCTTATCCGGCTCTGGGAACGGGCGAGGCGGCGATCGATCCTGGTAAGCGCGTTGAGTTGGCCTGGCGGGGCCTGGAGTTGCCAGCACCGTGGGCGCCCAAATATCTGATGCCTGGCATGCAGGGTTTGCTTGCTAGCCGGTTCGGGCTGCCGGCGGACGCGCAGCTGCGTCCGGTCCAGCAGATGGCTGTGCAGTTGGCGTCTGCTAATGCCGCGCCAGGCCTGTTGGTCATCGAGGCGCCGATGGGGGAAGGGAAGACCGAAGCTGCGCTTCTTGCTGCGGAAATCTTGGCGGCCCGGAGTGGCGCGGGTGGGGTATTTCTGGCGCTGCCGACACAGGCCACCAGCAATGCGATGTTTGCACGGGTGGTGAACTGGCTTCGCCAGGTGCCGCGCGAAGGCGTTGCCTCCGTTCATTTGGCACATGGAAAGGCGGCGTTGGATGACGCCTTCGCCTCGTTTCTGCGGGCTGCACCGAGGCTGACCTCTATTGACGCGGACGGGTACGCCGGTGAGGCCAATGTTCGCCGCGACAGGCGAGCAGGCTCGGCGGATATGGTGGCTCATCAGTGGCTTCGTGGCCGCAAGAAGGGGATCTTGTCGCCGTTCGTTGTCGGCACGATCGACCAGTTGCTGTTCACGGGCTTGAAGTCGCGGCATCTCGCGCTGCGACATCTGGCGGTGGCGGGCAAGGTCGTCGTCATCGACGAGGTGCACGCCTACGACGCCTACATGAGCGTGTATCTGGAGCGGGTGCTGTCCTGGCTCGGCGCCTACCGGGTCCCGGTGGTGTTGTTGTCAGCGACGTTGCCGGCCGACCGTCGGCAGGCTCTCGTCGAGGCCTACGGCGGCATCACGTCGGAGGCGCTGCGGGATGCCCGTGAAGCGTACCCGGTCCTGACAGCTGTGACGATAGGTGCGCCGGCTCAGGCGGTCGGTACCGAGCCGGCCGAGGGTCGCCGCGTCGACGTGAATGTGGAGGCGTTCGACGACGACTTGGGCCGACTTGCCGATCGTTTGGAGGCTGAGCTGGTCGACGGGGGTTGCGCGCTGATCATCCGCAACACTGTCGGCCGGGTCTTGCAGACGGCTCAGCAGCTGCGGGAACGCTTCGGCGCCGGGCAGGTGACCGTGGCGCACTCGCGGTTCATTGACCTGGACCGGGCGCGTAAAGATGCCGATCTACTGGCTCGGTTCGGCCACGACGGTGCACGGCCACGACGACACATCGTTGTGGCCAGCCAGGTCGCGGAACAATCACTTGACATTGACTTTGATTTGCTGGTCACCGATCTCGCACCCATCGACCTCGTTCTCCAGAGGATGGGACGGGTGCACCGACATCATCGCGGCGGTCCGGAGCAATCGGAGCGTCCGCCCAGCCTACGCACGGCTCGATGTCTGGTGACCGGGGTGGATTGGGCGGGTATTCCGTCGGCACCGATAGCAGGTTCGGTGGCGGTCTACGGGCTGCACCCGTTGCTGCGTAGCCTGGCTGTCCTGCAGCCGTACCTGACAGGAAGCGCGCTGACGTTGCCGGGTGACATCAATCCCCTGGTTCAGTGCGCGTATGCGCAGAGTTTTGTCGCACCGACGGGTTGGGGCGAGGCTATGGACGCCGCGCAAGCCGAGCACATGGCGCACATAGTGCAGCAGCGCGAGGGGGCCATGGCATTCTGCCTCGACGAGGTCCGCGGGCCGGGGCGATCTCTCATCGGGTGGATCGACGGCGGCGTTGGCGATGCGGACGATACCCGGGCTGGTCGGGCGCAGGTTCGCGACAGCCCGGAGACGATCGAGGTGCTAGTCGTCCAACGAGGCAGCGATGGTGTCCTGCGGACGCTGCCGTGGCTGGATCGGGGCCGTGGAGGGCTCGAGCTGCCGACGGAAGCTGTGCCGCCGCCGCGCGCAGCCCGAGCGGCGGCCGCCAGCGCGCTGCGTCTGCCCGGGTTGTTCGCCAAACCGTGGATGTTCGATCGGGTGCTTCGGGAACTTGAGCGCGAGTATCACGAGGCCTGGCAGGCGAAGGAGAGCTCGTGGCTGCAAGGCGAGTTGCTTCTTGTGCTTGATGAGGAGTGCCGGACCGTCTTGGCCGGCTACGAGTTGTCCTACAACCCGGATGACGGTTTGGAGATGGTGATGCCTGGTGAACCGCATGCCGCTGTAGTACGGGACAAGGAGGCCTCGGATGACAAGACGGCTTCGTTCGATCTGACCTCAGCGCCGTGGCTCCCGGTGTTGTACGCCGACGGTATGCAGGGTGTGCTGTCGCTGCGAGATGTGTTCGCCCAGTCGAACTTGATCCGCAGGTTGGTCGGGGATCTTCCGACCCAGGACTTTGCGCTGCTACGTCTGCTACTGGCCGTCCTATATGACGCGGTAGACGGGCCGCGCGACGGTCAGGACTGGGAGGACCTGTGGACCTCGGATGACCCGTTCGCAGCGGTGCCAGCCTATCTGGACAGCCACAGGGAGCGGTTCGATCTGCTGCACCCTGCCACGCCTTTCTATCAAGTTCCCGGGCTGCAGACAGCGAAAGGTGAAGTAGGGCCGCTCAACAAGATCGTGGCCGACGTGCCGGACGGTGATCCGTTCCTCACCATGCGCATGCCCGGTGTCGAACAGCTCAGTTTCGCTGAGGCCGCCAGATGGCTGGTTCACACACAAGCGTTCGACACCTCGGGGATCAAGTCGGGTGTCGTCGGCGATCCCAAAGCGGTGAACGGCAAGCGGTATCCGCAAGGTGTCGCCTGGCTAGGCAACCTCGGCGGGGTATTCGCCGAAGGCGACACGCTGCGCCAGACCCTGCTGCTCAACCTCATCCCTGCAGACACCACGAATCTGCAGGTCACCTCCGCCCAAGATGTACCCGCGTGGCGAGGTACAAACGGCAGGGCCGGGAGCGACCATGCTGACGCTGAACCCCGTGTTCCTGCTGGGCTACGCGACTTGTATACCTGGCAGTCGCGGCGTATCCGGCTGGAGTATGACACCCGCGGCGTCACTGGGGCTGTGCTGACCTACGGCGACGAACTCACTGCGCACAACAAGCATGGCGTGGAACCGATGACAGGCTGGCGGCGAAGCAAGCCCCAGGAGAAGAAACTCGGCCTATCCACGGTCTACATGCCGCAGCAGCATGATCCCACGCGTGCCGCCTGGCGGGGGATCGAGTCTCTGTTGGCTGGGAGCGCAGGTAGCGGAAGCAGCCAGACTGGGGAACCGGCCTCCCACTACCGCCCCAAGATCGTGGATTGGCTCGGCGAGCTGGCCCACCACGGCAACCTGCCAAGCCGCGGACTGATACGAGTACGTACATCAGGCGCCGTGTACGGAACACAACAGTCGATCATCGACGAAGTGGTCAGCGATGAACTGACTATGGCCGTCGTGCTTCTCCACGAAGACGACCCCCGCTTCGGTAAAGCCGCCGTCACAGCAGTCAAGGACGCGGACTCCGCAGTTGCCGCTCTAGGCGACCTGGCCAGCGACCTTGCCCGGGCCGCGGGACTCGACCCGGAACCAGAACGCGTCACCGCGCGGGACCGAGCGTTCGGGGCCCTTGACGGCCCGTACCGCCGTTGGCTGCTGGACCTGGGCAACAGCACTGACCCGGCCGCTATGCGCGCCGTGTGGCAGGGGCGGGTCTACGACATCATCGCAGTGCAGGGCCAGATGCTCTTGGACTCAGCTGGCTCGGCAGCCGCACAGGGCCGGATGGTGAAGACCACCCGCGGGGAGCGCTGGATGGACGATTCCTTGGCTGACTTGTACTTCAAAGGCCGCATCGCCAAGGCGCTCAGTAGCCGTCTCGGTAAGAAGCCAACCGATCCCGGCGAACCCGTAGGCATACAGGAGGACCCGGCATGA
- a CDS encoding MerR family DNA-binding transcriptional regulator — translation MTTMRISQLAERAGVPTTTLRFYEDIGLRSPQARG, via the coding sequence ATGACCACGATGCGGATCTCCCAGCTCGCCGAACGAGCCGGTGTTCCGACCACAACCTTGCGGTTCTACGAGGACATCGGGCTGCGTTCCCCGCAGGCGCGGGGCTGA
- a CDS encoding ABC transporter ATP-binding protein, translated as MSTQQRDPGAEALRFEHVTLEFAGTRRPAIEEVSFRVPRGKIVAVIGPSGCGKSTILNLAAGLLAPTRGEVYFDGERVSAVNSEAAYVTQQANLLPWLSVKANIGLALKFRKVPKGERNDRIARWIKMVGLAGFEEHYPRELSGGMQKRVSIARALIYNPSIVLMDEPFGPLDAITRLKLQQELLNLWQEQEGTLIFVTHDLNEAIYLADEVIVMSKGPGTVRQVLQVPFERPRAIGSLVESPAFSELYNELWGLFKSEIDLFGGDVPVQAGATAG; from the coding sequence TTGTCTACCCAGCAGCGTGACCCCGGTGCGGAGGCGCTCCGCTTCGAGCACGTCACCCTGGAGTTCGCCGGGACGCGCCGGCCGGCCATCGAGGAGGTCTCGTTCCGGGTGCCGCGGGGGAAGATCGTCGCGGTGATCGGGCCGAGCGGGTGTGGCAAGAGCACGATCCTCAACCTGGCCGCCGGGTTGCTCGCGCCCACGCGGGGCGAGGTGTACTTCGACGGCGAGCGGGTCAGCGCCGTCAACTCCGAGGCGGCGTACGTGACCCAGCAGGCCAACCTGCTGCCGTGGCTCAGCGTGAAGGCGAATATCGGCCTGGCGCTGAAGTTCCGCAAGGTTCCCAAGGGCGAGCGGAACGATCGGATCGCTCGCTGGATCAAGATGGTCGGTCTCGCTGGATTCGAGGAGCACTACCCCCGGGAGCTTTCCGGCGGGATGCAGAAGCGCGTCTCGATCGCCCGGGCATTGATCTACAACCCTTCCATCGTGCTGATGGACGAGCCCTTCGGTCCGCTGGACGCCATCACCCGGCTCAAGCTCCAGCAAGAGCTCCTCAACCTGTGGCAGGAGCAGGAGGGGACGCTCATCTTCGTCACCCACGACCTCAACGAGGCGATCTACCTCGCCGACGAGGTCATCGTGATGTCCAAGGGACCCGGGACGGTGCGCCAGGTCCTGCAAGTCCCGTTCGAGCGGCCGCGCGCCATCGGCTCGCTGGTCGAGTCGCCAGCGTTCTCCGAGCTCTACAACGAGCTCTGGGGGCTGTTCAAGTCGGAGATCGATCTGTTCGGCGGTGATGTGCCCGTGCAGGCGGGCGCCACCGCCGGCTGA